The Avibacterium sp. 20-132 genome segment AATGCAATGCGTGAGAAACATCAATGCCCAGCATTCATTATTGGCTATCGTTTATCGCCAGAAGAGCCGGGTGAGAATGGATTAACAATGGCAGATACGCTTGAATTGGTGTCCGCTTTAGCTGAGAAGCCATTACAATATTTACACGTGTCATTGTGGGATTTTTATAAAAAGGCTCGCCGTGGTGCAGATACTCATTCTGCCCGTCTTGAATTAATTCATCAACGTCTAAATGGTCGTTTACCGCTTATTGGAGTGGGAAATTTATTTAGCGCAGAACAGCTTGTTGGCGCCTTGAATACAGGATGGGTAGAGTTTGTTGGTGTGGGTAAGTCTATAATGATTAACCCAAATCTTGCGACGTTAATTGCTCAAGGAAAAACGCAAGAAATTATCACCGCACTTGATCCTGAGCAGCCAGATCATTATCGCATACCTGATTATTTATGGTCTTTATGTATAAAAGGCAGCCCTTGGTTACCACCAGTGAAAGGGCAAGATTGGCAGCCTGTGGATATTTAAAACGCAAATAGCACTCGGTATGAGTGCTATTTTTATATCCATTAAGTGCGGTGTACTTTTAGTCACTATTAAAAATGGGATCGTAACGATATTCCGTTCATAGTTACCATTATAGTTACTACGATCCGCCCTTTAACTCAATTAGCTACGGTTAGTTGCGATAAGCAAAATAGGCTAACGCCTTGAAATTACAGGCATTAAAAAAGCCTTTCGAGTGATTACGAAAGGCTTAGTTAAGTGTTATGGTGCTCTGAGCGAGACTTGAACTCGCACGTCCTATGGACACTACCCCCTCAAGATAGCGTGTCTACCAATTCCACCATCAGAGCAAAATTCGGTTTAGATTATTGTGGGATATCTGAATTTTGTTTTTCTTCCACTTTTGGTTGCTGTTCTTGAATTTTTTCTGCAACTTGTGAAAGATTATCAAATTTGCCTTGTTTTACCTCACCGTGGTGAGAGTTAATGTTAGCAATAGCAAGGCTAGTAACAAAGAAGATAACTGCTAAGATTGCGGTTGTACGGGATAAAAAATTCCCTGCACCACTTGCACCAAATACTGTACCTGATGCACCGCCTCCAAATGAAGCACCTGCGTTTGCACCTTTACCTTGTTGGATTAAAATGAAACCAATAAGGATAACAGATACAACTAAGTAGATAATTAACAGTGCTTGATACATTATTTCTTCTCTTGTTATTGGATACCAAAAATTAACGGGCGAATATTAGCGAATATTAAAACAGCGCGCAAGCGATTTTCTTTAAAAAATTGTCGATTGTTTTAATTGTAAGCAATTTAACTTGCCGTAAAACTTATGATTTTTCCACCGCACTTTTCTTTTTTGTTGTGCTTGCATTTTTTGTCGTCATTTGTTGTCGAGATAATGCACTAAGCTGCCGTAACGCATCGAAATTGGTATAACTGAGCAGGGCAGGTAGGGATTGTATCAATTCGTGCATAAATTGGTGATAATTCAATTCTTTTTGGCTAATACTGTTGAGCTGGGCTTCCCAATGTGCAGTCATATCGGGCAGCGTGGCAATATCAGGTAACGCTTGGATTAAAATTCTCCCTGTTTTGCTACTGTGAATATGACGCCCTTTTTTATAGATAAAACCACGTTTAAATAGCAACTCAATGATGCCTGCGCGAGTGGCTTCTGTGCCTAAGCCATCTGTTTCGCGTAGGATTTTTTTTAAGGCTTTGTCTTGTACAAAACGTGCGATCCCTGTCATTGCTGAAAGTAGGGTCGCATCAGAAAATGGTTTCGGTGGCTGGGTTTTCTTGCTGAGAATTTCCCCTTTTTCACAGAATAATTTTTGCCCTTTTTTTACTTCAGGAAGCAAGGGGTCGGCGTTATTTTGCTCGTCATTTTCTTTACCCCAAAGTTCTTTCCAGCCAGCCACTTGTAGATTACTGGCTTGGGCGATAAATTTTCCCCCTGCTATATTTAAGGTGATTTTGCAGCGACGATATTCCGCATCAATACAGAATTGGGCTAAATATTGACGAGCGATAAGCTGATAAATATTTCGTTCTGTTTGTGTGAGATTAACGGGGGTATTTTTTGCCGTTGGGATAATGGCGTGGTGTGCTTCCACTTTTTTATCATTCCAGCAACGATTTCTCTGTTCAGGATTAATGATACTGGGTAATGATTGATAATCGGGGGCTTGTGCGGAAATCGCATTCATCACCTTGTGACGATCAGCAAAATGCTCTGTGGGTAAATAACGGCAATCTGAACGTGGATAGGTGATCAAGCGGTGCGTTTCATATAAACGTTGGCAGGTATCCAACACCTCTTGGGCGGAAAGTCCATAGCGTTTTGCGGCATCAATTTGCAAGGCAGAAAGGGAATAAGGCAAGGGAGCGGCTTCCTTTTCGCGTTTGTCTTGATAATCCGTCACCATTGCAGGTTGTCCTGTGATACGTTTCACGACATTTTCTGCTAAGGCTCGTGAGAGTACGCGTCCGTCTTCATCTTGATAATCTTCACAGGCTTTGCTTGGTTGCCAAAGTGCGGTGAATTTTTGCGCGATTTCTTCCGTTGTTTGCACGAAAGCCTGCACTTCAAAATAATCTTTTGGTTGGAAGTTTTCAATTTCCAGATCACGGCGAACGATCAAACCCAATACTGGGGTTTGCACGCGACCCACAGAAAGCACACCGCGATAGCCCATATTTTGCCCACGTTTCGTGTAGGAACGCGTCATATTAATGCCATAAAGCCAATCGGCTCTAGCGCGGGCGAGAGCTGATGTCGCAAGGGGAATAAAGTGTTGATTAGATTGTAATTTTTTTACTGCTTTTTGCACCGCACTTGGGTTTAAATCACTAATTAAGCAACGTTGGATTTGAGCTTTTTTTTCGGCAGAAAGATTGGCATAGCTAAACACTTCATCGACTAAAAGCTGCCCTTCACGATC includes the following:
- a CDS encoding DNA topoisomerase III; translation: MRLFIAEKPSLARAIADVLPKPHQRGDGFIRCGENDCVTWCVGHLLEQAEPEAYDPKFKMWRLEDLPIVPQKWLLIPRKAVKKQLDTVIKLIHQADELINAGDPDREGQLLVDEVFSYANLSAEKKAQIQRCLISDLNPSAVQKAVKKLQSNQHFIPLATSALARARADWLYGINMTRSYTKRGQNMGYRGVLSVGRVQTPVLGLIVRRDLEIENFQPKDYFEVQAFVQTTEEIAQKFTALWQPSKACEDYQDEDGRVLSRALAENVVKRITGQPAMVTDYQDKREKEAAPLPYSLSALQIDAAKRYGLSAQEVLDTCQRLYETHRLITYPRSDCRYLPTEHFADRHKVMNAISAQAPDYQSLPSIINPEQRNRCWNDKKVEAHHAIIPTAKNTPVNLTQTERNIYQLIARQYLAQFCIDAEYRRCKITLNIAGGKFIAQASNLQVAGWKELWGKENDEQNNADPLLPEVKKGQKLFCEKGEILSKKTQPPKPFSDATLLSAMTGIARFVQDKALKKILRETDGLGTEATRAGIIELLFKRGFIYKKGRHIHSSKTGRILIQALPDIATLPDMTAHWEAQLNSISQKELNYHQFMHELIQSLPALLSYTNFDALRQLSALSRQQMTTKNASTTKKKSAVEKS
- the secG gene encoding preprotein translocase subunit SecG gives rise to the protein MYQALLIIYLVVSVILIGFILIQQGKGANAGASFGGGASGTVFGASGAGNFLSRTTAILAVIFFVTSLAIANINSHHGEVKQGKFDNLSQVAEKIQEQQPKVEEKQNSDIPQ